Proteins encoded together in one Amblyomma americanum isolate KBUSLIRL-KWMA chromosome 1, ASM5285725v1, whole genome shotgun sequence window:
- the LOC144104753 gene encoding uncharacterized protein LOC144104753, translating into MLAPWQRLDAVKTFVYPALNFSMRCGLLGKAEWERLDEALRPLIKRTLYLPANASNDYIYGSAAAGTAGIPLAAELSDICRIDSAFKLLSSPDAEVRDLAKRAVTEVTTKRLGREVTEADVAAYLSGETEGDFRARATQLKSVWTEAREASRRLEVTWEMQEDGPHITCADVTLAPKHRTKVVKKLRSIATAARNHSLQQKPNQGKVMECVTADPSSSHFMRSGLFTRFCDWCFLHRARFNLLPLNGARRWERASDQRCRACGHNKETLPHVLCHCIRQSAAYTDRHNKIVNRLKAAAGKRFTITHENRPVGTTNLMPDLVLARGESAIVIDVTCPFDNRRTAFDVAREIKVAKYEPVHQCLRRKFQRVSIKAIVVGALGSWDPNNDKVMKRLCSRSYLRLFKKLAVSDTIAASREVYSRHVAAK; encoded by the coding sequence ATGCTCGCCCCGTGGCAGAGGTTGGACGCTGTCAAAACATTCGTATACCCAGCGCTCAACTTCTCCATGCGGTGCGGGTTGTTGGGGAAGGCAGAGTGGGAGCGCCTCGATGAAGCCCTGCGACCACTAATCAAACGCACTCTCTACCTTCCAGCAAACGCCAGCAACGACTACATCTACGGCAGCGCAGCAGCAGGCACGGCGGGAATTCCCCTAGCAGCGGAGCTCAGCGACATCTGCCGCATCGACAGCGCTTTTAAGCTCCTATCTTCTCCAGACGCAGAGGTTCGAGACCTGGCGAAGCGAGCAGTCACCGAGGTCACCACCAAGAGACTGGGCCGAGAAGTGACCGAGGCGGACGTCGCAGCCTACCTTAGCGGAGAGACGGAGGGAGACTTCAGGGCGCGGGCCACGCAGCTGAAGTCCGTATGGACGGAGGCGCGAGAGGCGTCCCGGCGTCTCGAGGTTACGTGGGAAATGCAGGAAGATGGGCCCCACATCACCTGTGCCGACGTGACTCTGGCACCGAAGCACCGAACGAAGGTTGTGAAGAAGCTGCGCTCGATCGCCACGGCCGCACGAAATCACTCCCTCCAACAGAAACCCAACCAGGGGAAAGTGATGGAGTGCGTCACCGCCGATCCCAGCAGTTCTCATTTCATGCGTTCAGGTCTTTTCACCCGTTTCTGTGACTGGTGCTTCCTTCACAGGGCAAGGTTCAACCTCCTGCCACTCAACGGGGCCAGGCGGTGGGAACGTGCAAGCGACCAGCGGTGCAGAGCGTGCGGGCACAACAAGGAAACCCTCCCCCACGTGCTCTGCCACTGCATCCGTCAGAGTGCTGCCTACACGGACCGGCACAATAAAATCGTGAACCGGCTGAAAGCGGCCGCTGGGAAGCGATTTACAATCACCCACGAGAATCGTCCCGTGGGAACGACTAACCTCATGCCAGACCTCGTTCTGGCGCGAGGGGAGTCGGCGATCGTCATTGACGTCACTTGCCCCTTCGACAATCGCAGAACTGCTTTCGATGTGGCACGGGAGATTAAGGTCGCCAAGTACGAACCCGTGCACCAATGCCTGCGGCGAAAATTCCAGCGGGTCAGCATCAAGGCAATCGTTGTTGGAGCGCTCGGCTCTTGGGACCCAAACAACGATAAAGTAATGAAGAGGCTCTGTAGCAGAAGTTACTTGCGCCTCTTCAAGAAGCTGGCGGTGAGCGACACCATCGCTGCTTCACGCGAAGTCTATTCCAGACACGTGGCTGCAAAGTGA